Below is a genomic region from Spartobacteria bacterium.
TGCGTGTAGAAAAACAGTGGGTGAAAATAAATGGGAATTTCCCAGCGAGCAGGTTGGCTTACTATGAGATCCATCAGCTGTATTTCATCGGCGTCTACGCCGGGGGTCAGTCTATGGAGCCCCTGCTGAAGCCAGGTATCCGCAGCGAACTGATTGACGATATTCAGTGACATGTCGCCGATATAGAGAGGTTTTGTATGGTGTTCGCGGCATAAACGCCATGCACCGGTACTGCGGATGAGCATGACATCGGGGAGTAAATCCAGTCGTTTTATCACTGTTTTTTCATGTTGGTCACACATTGCTCGCGGGGTGGTCAACCCGCTTAGCAAGCCAGCCTCACGTATGGCATTCTGCCCATCTGCAAGATCTTCTGTAGATGAGAAATCCATGATAATAGTCGCGCTGGTCATTTCCAGCTCTTTCATGCAGGCCAGCAGTGGATTGATCTGCTCAGCACTGCGTACTAAGATCGATAGACCAGGAAGCACGTCATCCGGAGTGACAACGGTTTCAACTTGAGGTTGTTCGAGGGGGGGTATTCGCCTGGGAAAATATTGTTTTTGCAGGTGTTCGCATACCTCGCGCCTCAGTTGATTCAGTTCGCTAACGGGAAGCATCGCAGGGGATTCTTCCAGCTCATTTGCTCCGTCGTTCATGGCAATGGCTTCGACATAAAACATGGTTTCGCCCAAGCGGCTCAACTGTTCGACAACCTTCTCTTTTCGTAATGGGCGGGCTCTGGCTGTTTCCAGTTCTTTGGACCCTGTGGCGATCGCTGTCCGGCCCATGGAATCGGTAGCCCGCAACACCGGTTTTGCTTCGGGTTTGACGGTCAGTTCAAACCGGACAGGCACTTCGCGAAAAGGCAGGCGGCTCTTTGTTCCTGTATCCCATCGTTCACTCCATGATGGACGGGATGTGAGCCAAACCGGCGTCCCCGCATCAAATTCAGGGGTTTCAGCCGACCGGCTGCTGCGATATAAGGTCACTTCGGTCAGATCGGAATGAGCGATCGCTTGTGCGGTAAAAATACGACCACCCTTACGACGGCCTTTTTCATCTGGCAATCCAAAAGCAATCCCGTCGCCGGCGGACAGTGCATGGGTGTTCTTGATGAAAATCCTGTGCCCCTGCTGACGGGCGATTGTTCCGACGGGTAGACCCGCTTTTCCGGGCACCCGTTCGTCGACCAGTTGTTTATGATTGTCGCCGTCGATATATCCATTGCCTACACTGCGTGCATAAGAAAGCGAAAGCATCGATGCATCTTCTTTCACATCCTCCGGACATGGGCGCGCTGCCAAAGCGGCATCCAGTGCCCGTCGATAACAGGACGTTACCGCTGCCACATATTCCGGCTGTTTCATACGTCCCTCAATTTTCAGACTGCAGACCCCGCTGTTGATCAGATCCGGTAACCGGTCAAACAGGCATAAATCTTTTGGGCTCAACCAGTGACGTGCCTGGGCATCGATTTCTGATCCGTCGAGAATTAGATTATACGCATGGCGGCATGGCTGCGCGCATGCACCCCGATTCGCGCTGCGTCCGCCCATAAAGCGACTGGCGGTGCACTGGCCAGAGTAGGAAATGCACAGGGCTCCGTGAATAAACATTTCCAGTTCAATGGACGTTTTTTCCTTCAATACCCGGATTTCGGCTAAACTGATTTCGCGGGGGAGAATGACACGTTGTAGTTGGAGTACTGACTGTACCCACGTGATGGAACGCGAATCGGACAACGTCATCTGAGTTGATGCATGCAACGGTATCTCCGGAAATCGTTGGCGCACCTGATTGGCAAAACCCAGATCTTGAACGATCAATGCATCACACCCACAGGTAATCGCAGTGTCGGCATCACGCAGTGCTGCATCCATTTCTTCATCAAAAATGAGGGTGTTCATTGTTACGTAAACGCCCACGCCGTGGTCATGGCAAAGCAATACTCCGTCTGCCAACGCTTCACCATCGAAATTCTGAGCGCGATTTCTAGCATTAAAACGAGTCATTCCCAAATAAACGGCATCTGCACCATAGCGAATAGCCGCATGCAGCGCGTCAGGACTTCCAGCAGGGACAAGCAGTTCAATTTTTTTCATAAAAGATCCATTTCAGCGCATACACAACGCCGATCCCGTTAGGGTGTTTATAGTCAGATGTATTGTTGGGAGTAGGGGGCTGTCAGTCAGCCGCCGAAAAGACCCGATAGAAATCCTTTTTTCTTCACCGGCTCTTTTGCTTCAGGGAGCAATCTGTTCACAATACGCTGATCGATGCCATTTTCCAGCAAGGTTTTCCGCATGGATTCCTTGGACTGTCCTTTGTTATTCTGCATCACTTCTTTGGCTTTGGCAGTTTCCTGTTCCACCCAGTCCACTTTGACCGAGTCAAGCATTTGGCGACAGCGATCAATTAATCCGCGGATACTAAAGCTTTCCTGCGTCATCTCGCTTTTCCGCGTCTCTGACATGCCGCCCTCTGCCCGTGGCGAGCGAAGCATGGTATCGATTTCCTGTTTTGCACGCGTTCCACTGTTCACTGCTGCCGATAATACATCCATCGCATGCTTGAGGTCGTCCATGCGTAGGCACAGCCGAGCAACGATAAGCAACATGTTCATTTCGTCGACGGCGTTGCCCACTTCTTCGGAACATTGCAGGGTTACTTCGTAATATTTAATAGCACGCTTCATGGCCTCAATTTCAGTATCAGCCATATCCGGCCATAATTCCTTCATTTCTTTAAGCATCGATCCAACGTCGTTGCCATAGTCTTTCCGCCATTCCTCGTTTTCTTCTAAATCGCGGAACAGCCATGCGTAATGTAGATAATAACGGCCCAAATTCATGGCATCGCGCTTGTACATGTCCTCAAACTGCTCCAGCCAGAAGATGGCCAGTAAATGAAGCTTCATAGCCATCAGAGGATCCATCGCGCCCGGATCAATATCCACAGAAAGTTTGTTAACGATGCGTTTTACTTCCGGGTTATTTCGGTAGATATCACGAATCCCGTCACGAAATTTGCGAAGAGGTAGCACGCAGTTTTTTAATGGATTTTCATAATACTGCCGCCCTGCGGCAAAAAAACAGCGAGGGCACATCCACGCGTAATAAAATGGAGGATGAAAAGGAGCAAGCTGTTCCTGCTCCCAGTGGTAGTTTTTTGGACGTAAATCATCATCACGATCATTCGCTCTGAATAGATTTGTTTTCATACTGCGTTGTTTTGCCACAGCACCACACACAGGACATTCGACATCTCTCATTAAAAAAGGATGCGCGAGTCTCTTTTTCTTCTTATCATCCTCGCTCGAATGTCGTTTCCGTGTAACAGCCATATTCCCTATCCTTTACTCCGGTT
It encodes:
- a CDS encoding U32 family peptidase, whose amino-acid sequence is MKKIELLVPAGSPDALHAAIRYGADAVYLGMTRFNARNRAQNFDGEALADGVLLCHDHGVGVYVTMNTLIFDEEMDAALRDADTAITCGCDALIVQDLGFANQVRQRFPEIPLHASTQMTLSDSRSITWVQSVLQLQRVILPREISLAEIRVLKEKTSIELEMFIHGALCISYSGQCTASRFMGGRSANRGACAQPCRHAYNLILDGSEIDAQARHWLSPKDLCLFDRLPDLINSGVCSLKIEGRMKQPEYVAAVTSCYRRALDAALAARPCPEDVKEDASMLSLSYARSVGNGYIDGDNHKQLVDERVPGKAGLPVGTIARQQGHRIFIKNTHALSAGDGIAFGLPDEKGRRKGGRIFTAQAIAHSDLTEVTLYRSSRSAETPEFDAGTPVWLTSRPSWSERWDTGTKSRLPFREVPVRFELTVKPEAKPVLRATDSMGRTAIATGSKELETARARPLRKEKVVEQLSRLGETMFYVEAIAMNDGANELEESPAMLPVSELNQLRREVCEHLQKQYFPRRIPPLEQPQVETVVTPDDVLPGLSILVRSAEQINPLLACMKELEMTSATIIMDFSSTEDLADGQNAIREAGLLSGLTTPRAMCDQHEKTVIKRLDLLPDVMLIRSTGAWRLCREHHTKPLYIGDMSLNIVNQFAADTWLQQGLHRLTPGVDADEIQLMDLIVSQPARWEIPIYFHPLFFYTQYCLYSVHAGNGKGYPSCQHSCQNHQITLRDRTGLNLSALRDETGRLQIIGEAAEERWNSMFRLPESCAVRIELLDESPSQIKTMLNHYDDACSNR
- a CDS encoding DUF2225 domain-containing protein translates to MAVTRKRHSSEDDKKKKRLAHPFLMRDVECPVCGAVAKQRSMKTNLFRANDRDDDLRPKNYHWEQEQLAPFHPPFYYAWMCPRCFFAAGRQYYENPLKNCVLPLRKFRDGIRDIYRNNPEVKRIVNKLSVDIDPGAMDPLMAMKLHLLAIFWLEQFEDMYKRDAMNLGRYYLHYAWLFRDLEENEEWRKDYGNDVGSMLKEMKELWPDMADTEIEAMKRAIKYYEVTLQCSEEVGNAVDEMNMLLIVARLCLRMDDLKHAMDVLSAAVNSGTRAKQEIDTMLRSPRAEGGMSETRKSEMTQESFSIRGLIDRCRQMLDSVKVDWVEQETAKAKEVMQNNKGQSKESMRKTLLENGIDQRIVNRLLPEAKEPVKKKGFLSGLFGG